One Campylobacter concisus DNA window includes the following coding sequences:
- a CDS encoding substrate-binding domain-containing protein, producing MELKQTGISRRGFLKGALATAATATPQTMLAGFTPFKSDSLQVWSCGGLSEAFNELNAIYESRTGHNIQYTGAFAGALGKSLLALQSTTELFGARVLELSKKLRKAGLSLHFRPLCFTDYVLVVPKGNPAGIRDLKDLAEPGVRVMLPLRSSPPGSGPVKGILKNSNLTDAVMKNMVANGSCVINMMCELVDGKGDASIIEKRLTTHDRFKDKIEYMPIDEKLIPPGPLTFTLNIMKYVKDERLANDFADFVCGTEGQEIFEKHGFTSIYSARGLELIERFGVKDV from the coding sequence GTGGAATTAAAACAAACCGGTATATCACGCCGTGGCTTTTTAAAAGGTGCTTTAGCCACAGCTGCTACTGCCACGCCACAAACGATGCTGGCTGGCTTTACGCCATTTAAATCTGACTCGCTTCAGGTTTGGTCATGTGGAGGCCTTTCTGAAGCATTTAATGAGCTAAATGCCATTTACGAGTCAAGAACAGGGCACAACATCCAATACACCGGCGCCTTTGCTGGCGCTCTTGGCAAGTCGCTTTTAGCACTTCAAAGCACGACCGAGCTCTTTGGAGCAAGGGTTTTAGAGCTTTCTAAAAAACTTCGCAAAGCTGGTCTTAGCCTTCATTTTAGACCGCTATGCTTTACTGACTACGTCCTAGTCGTGCCAAAAGGCAACCCAGCAGGCATTCGCGACTTAAAGGACCTTGCTGAGCCAGGAGTTAGAGTGATGCTGCCTCTTAGATCATCGCCCCCTGGCAGTGGTCCAGTCAAAGGGATATTAAAAAACTCAAACCTAACCGATGCGGTGATGAAAAACATGGTCGCAAACGGATCATGCGTCATAAATATGATGTGCGAGCTAGTTGATGGCAAGGGCGATGCCTCGATCATCGAAAAGCGCCTAACAACGCATGATAGGTTTAAAGATAAGATCGAGTATATGCCCATCGATGAAAAGCTCATCCCGCCTGGACCGCTCACTTTTACACTAAATATAATGAAATATGTAAAAGATGAAAGGCTAGCAAATGACTTTGCAGACTTTGTTTGCGGTACCGAAGGGCAAGAAATTTTTGAAAAACATGGCTTTACCTCCATTTATTCAGCGCGTGGGCTAGAGCTTATAGAAAGGTTTGGTGTAAAAGATGTGTAG